The proteins below come from a single Miscanthus floridulus cultivar M001 chromosome 1, ASM1932011v1, whole genome shotgun sequence genomic window:
- the LOC136510482 gene encoding uncharacterized protein isoform X1 has translation MHLHGSIMQQHIKFIIQLQQTVDKPIMDNTWSGCCHHRSSPAMAEESEIMEQLLGTFSNGEEDHQEFPWPIQASNSFYFHCNASASTYSSTSSNGSGSLSLIMPSEHGSYYLSDSCAAPPYLNMVQDQGAALFMDSILNPAYGSCDSSCDDIGDSSMNLLDTIGTSDKRKHLEQGKLDGHTRSRKYAKKSDCKRAKMAMQRENGQSLSSCTFENDSITSQGRPVSDKPGGKNQADCRSATESQSLYARKRRERINERLRILQNLVPNGTKVDISTMLEEAVQYVKFLQLQIKLLSSDEMWMYAPIAYNGMNIGIDLNLSQRR, from the exons ATGCATCTACACGGATCAATTATGCAGCAGCATATAAAATTTATCATCCAATTGCAACAGACAGTCGACAAGCCTATTATGG ACAACACCTGGAGCGGTTGCTGTCACCACAGGTCATCCCCAGCCATG GCTGAGGAGTCAGAGATAATGGAACAGCTGCTTGGTACCTTCTCCAATGGTGAGGAAGATCACCAAGAGTTTCCTTGGCCTATTCAAGCTTCCAATTCATTTTATTTCCATTGCAATGCTAGTGCAAGTACATATAGCTCCACGAGTAGCAATGGTTCTGGTAGTCTCAGCCTTATTATGCCATCTGAACATGGGAGCTACTATTTAAGTGACTCCTGTGCTGCACCACCGTACTTAAACATGGTTCAGGATCAAGGTGCAGCTCTGTTCATGGATTCCATTCTTAACCCTGCTTACGGTAGTTGTGATTCAAGCTGTGATGATATTGGGGATTCAAGCATGAATCTGCTCGATACCATTGGTACTTCTGACAAGAGAAAGCACCTGGAACAAGGCAAACTGGATGGCCACACAAGA AGTCGGAAATATGCAAAGAAGTCTGATTGTAAGAGGGCCAAGATGGCCATGCAACGGGAAAATGGACAAAGCTTGAGTTCCTGCACCTTTGAAAATGACTCAATTACTTCTCAAGGACGCCCTGTTTCTGATAAGCCGGGTGGCAAGAATCAAGCTGACTGCCGGTCAGCAACCGAGTCCCAGAGCCTCTACGCAAGG AAAAGAAGAGAGAGGATCAATGAGAGGCTGAGGATATTGCAGAACCTTGTACCAAATGGAACCAAA GTAGATATCAGCACTATGCTTGAAGAGGCAGTGCAGTATGTGAAGTTCTTGCAGCTTCAAATCAAG CTCCTCAGCTCTGATGAAATGTGGATGTATGCTCCGATCGCATACAACGGGATGAACATTGGAATTGATCTGAACCTCTCTCAGCGTCGGTAA
- the LOC136510482 gene encoding uncharacterized protein isoform X2, which yields MESGGVIAEPSLSSLVVPSQAEESEIMEQLLGTFSNGEEDHQEFPWPIQASNSFYFHCNASASTYSSTSSNGSGSLSLIMPSEHGSYYLSDSCAAPPYLNMVQDQGAALFMDSILNPAYGSCDSSCDDIGDSSMNLLDTIGTSDKRKHLEQGKLDGHTRSRKYAKKSDCKRAKMAMQRENGQSLSSCTFENDSITSQGRPVSDKPGGKNQADCRSATESQSLYARKRRERINERLRILQNLVPNGTKVDISTMLEEAVQYVKFLQLQIKLLSSDEMWMYAPIAYNGMNIGIDLNLSQRR from the exons ATGGAGTCTGGAGGAGTGATAGCAGAGCCAAGCTTGAGTTCGCTCGTTGTACCATCGCAGGCTGAGGAGTCAGAGATAATGGAACAGCTGCTTGGTACCTTCTCCAATGGTGAGGAAGATCACCAAGAGTTTCCTTGGCCTATTCAAGCTTCCAATTCATTTTATTTCCATTGCAATGCTAGTGCAAGTACATATAGCTCCACGAGTAGCAATGGTTCTGGTAGTCTCAGCCTTATTATGCCATCTGAACATGGGAGCTACTATTTAAGTGACTCCTGTGCTGCACCACCGTACTTAAACATGGTTCAGGATCAAGGTGCAGCTCTGTTCATGGATTCCATTCTTAACCCTGCTTACGGTAGTTGTGATTCAAGCTGTGATGATATTGGGGATTCAAGCATGAATCTGCTCGATACCATTGGTACTTCTGACAAGAGAAAGCACCTGGAACAAGGCAAACTGGATGGCCACACAAGA AGTCGGAAATATGCAAAGAAGTCTGATTGTAAGAGGGCCAAGATGGCCATGCAACGGGAAAATGGACAAAGCTTGAGTTCCTGCACCTTTGAAAATGACTCAATTACTTCTCAAGGACGCCCTGTTTCTGATAAGCCGGGTGGCAAGAATCAAGCTGACTGCCGGTCAGCAACCGAGTCCCAGAGCCTCTACGCAAGG AAAAGAAGAGAGAGGATCAATGAGAGGCTGAGGATATTGCAGAACCTTGTACCAAATGGAACCAAA GTAGATATCAGCACTATGCTTGAAGAGGCAGTGCAGTATGTGAAGTTCTTGCAGCTTCAAATCAAG CTCCTCAGCTCTGATGAAATGTGGATGTATGCTCCGATCGCATACAACGGGATGAACATTGGAATTGATCTGAACCTCTCTCAGCGTCGGTAA